A genomic window from Prunus persica cultivar Lovell chromosome G2, Prunus_persica_NCBIv2, whole genome shotgun sequence includes:
- the LOC109947029 gene encoding BTB/POZ domain-containing protein At4g08455-like isoform X1: MKMKLHVEISSVFLFVFEHRNMKCISCEGKYDGDAGACRQCYEDLKAKVAFLAMSNRYPLTFCTDVVLLASDNGHPEGPAGGMAHEAVLASRSPVFKALLHNETKEIHINELWPQELGAFINYLYTAEICLDQDLARKLLVVAEKYQVHHLKDLCQKFLVSNLNRDNSLATYTFGHHHNDKQIIDAALMLITNNIEKLASSDEYAELKRSHPQLVIEIYEHIVASSTAPSVRSSLPSFQFNN, translated from the exons atgaaaatgaaattacaTGTTGAAATTTCTtctgtgtttttgtttgtcttcgaACACCGCAACATGAAGTGCATATCTTGCGAGGGCAAATACGACGGAGATGCCGGCGCCTGCAGGCAGTGCTACGAGGACCTCAAGGCTAAGGTCGCTTTTCTCGCGATGTCCAATCGGTATCCCTTAACCTTCTGCACCGACGTCGTTCTGTTAGCCTCGGACAACGGCCATCCCGAGGGCCCTGCAGGAGGTATGGCCCATGAGGCCGTTTTG GCAAGTCGTTCTCCGGTGTTCAAAGCCCTCCTTCATAACGAGACAAAAGAAATCCATATCAACGAATTGTGGCCCCAAGAACTTGGTGCCTTTATCAACTACCTCTACACGGCCGAGATATGCCTTGACCAGGATTTGGCCCGTAAACTCCTTGTAGTGGCTGAAAAGTACCAGGTGCATCATCTCAAAGACTTGTGCCAGAAGTTCTTGGTGTCCAACCTCAACCGGGACAATTCACTTGCGACCTACACCTTCGGCCACCATCATAATGACAAGCAGATCATCGACGCAGCCTTGATGTTGATCACAAACAACATCGAAAAGCTTGCTTCAAGCGATGAGTATGCGGAGCTAAAGAGAAGTCATCCGCAACTTGTAATCGAAATATATGAACATATTGTTGCATCCTCTACTGCTCCTTCGGTGAGAAGTTCTCTTCCCTCATTTCAATTCAACAACTAA
- the LOC109947029 gene encoding BTB/POZ domain-containing protein At4g08455-like isoform X2, which produces MKMKLHVEISSVFLFVFEHRNMKCISCEGKYDGDAGACRQCYEDLKAKVAFLAMSNRYPLTFCTDVVLLASDNGHPEGPAGGMAHEAVLASRSPVFKALLHNETKEIHINELWPQELGAFINYLYTAEICLDQDLARKLLVVAEKYQVHHLKDLCQKFLVSNLNRDNSLATYTFGHHHNDKQIIDAALMLITNNIEKLASSDEYAELKRSHPQLVIEIYEHIVASSTAPSVQALLLEELL; this is translated from the exons atgaaaatgaaattacaTGTTGAAATTTCTtctgtgtttttgtttgtcttcgaACACCGCAACATGAAGTGCATATCTTGCGAGGGCAAATACGACGGAGATGCCGGCGCCTGCAGGCAGTGCTACGAGGACCTCAAGGCTAAGGTCGCTTTTCTCGCGATGTCCAATCGGTATCCCTTAACCTTCTGCACCGACGTCGTTCTGTTAGCCTCGGACAACGGCCATCCCGAGGGCCCTGCAGGAGGTATGGCCCATGAGGCCGTTTTG GCAAGTCGTTCTCCGGTGTTCAAAGCCCTCCTTCATAACGAGACAAAAGAAATCCATATCAACGAATTGTGGCCCCAAGAACTTGGTGCCTTTATCAACTACCTCTACACGGCCGAGATATGCCTTGACCAGGATTTGGCCCGTAAACTCCTTGTAGTGGCTGAAAAGTACCAGGTGCATCATCTCAAAGACTTGTGCCAGAAGTTCTTGGTGTCCAACCTCAACCGGGACAATTCACTTGCGACCTACACCTTCGGCCACCATCATAATGACAAGCAGATCATCGACGCAGCCTTGATGTTGATCACAAACAACATCGAAAAGCTTGCTTCAAGCGATGAGTATGCGGAGCTAAAGAGAAGTCATCCGCAACTTGTAATCGAAATATATGAACATATTGTTGCATCCTCTACTGCTCCTTCG GTACAAGCTTTGCTTTTAGAGGAGTTACTTTGA
- the LOC18785069 gene encoding BTB/POZ domain-containing protein At4g08455, which produces MKMKLHVVEISSVFLFVFEHRNMKCTSCEGKYDGDAGACRQCYEDIKAKVAFLTISYEYPLTSFPDVVLYGSDDGHPDGPVKVMAHTVVLASRSPVFRAILENETKEIHIYELWPPQEFFAFVNYLYTAEICLDQQSARTLLVLAEKYQVHHLRDLCQKFLVSNLNCYNSLATYTLGHHHNDKQIIDAALTFITNNIEKLASSDEYAELKKSHPQLVIEIYERHFASL; this is translated from the exons atgaaaatgaaattacaTGTTGTTGAAATTTCTtctgtgtttttgtttgtcttcgaACACCGCAACATGAAGTGCACATCTTGCGAGGGCAAATACGACGGAGATGCCGGCGCCTGCAGGCAGTGCTACGAGGACATCAAGGCTAAGGTCGCTTTTCTCACGATTTCCTATGAGTATCCCTTAACCTCCTTCCCTGACGTCGTTCTGTATGGCTCGGACGACGGCCATCCCGACGGCCCTGTAAAAGTTATGGCCCATACGGTCGTTTTG GCAAGCCGTTCTCCGGTGTTCAGAGCCATCCTTGAGAATGAGACAAAAGAAATCCATATCTACGAATTGTGGCCACCCCAAgaattttttgcttttgtcaaCTACCTCTACACGGCCGAGATATGCCTTGACCAGCAATCGGCCCGTACACTCCTTGTACTGGCTGAAAAGTACCAGGTGCATCATCTCAGAGACTTGTGCCAGAAGTTCTTGGTGTCCAACCTCAACTGTTACAATTCACTTGCGACCTACACCCTCGGCCACCATCATAACGACAAGCAGATCATCGACGCAGCCTTGACGTTCATCACAAACAACATCGAAAAGCTTGCTTCAAGCGATGAGTACGCGGAGCTAAAGAAAAGTCATCCGCAACTTGTAATCGAAATCTATGAACGTCATTTTGCATCCTTATGA